Proteins encoded within one genomic window of uncultured Desulfobacter sp.:
- a CDS encoding ATP-binding cassette domain-containing protein codes for MNTPASLYTLCRICHYYGSKKVLDIDEFSIPAGSILGLSGPNGSGKSTLLKLLAFAMAPSQGEIHFNGRREHPMSARVRSRVTLMTQTPYLLKRSVLDNVTYGLKIRKETHKLRQRAANAMAAVGLDFDEFHNRAWHQLSGGEAQRVALAARLILEPRALLLDEPVASVDGQSARLIRRASLAARDKWGCTLIVVSHDLAWLNAFSDTRVSMEKGRIFSTHTEIILPPPYQTEKTGSTVNWILPVSSDRHIILPSKTGETALIPADKINIVQDVENPSDEKNQIPVLVTRMALEPKTDRIEVDVDANAFRLTLLLSKNQTGSLHLQPGKKRTLVFRTRDIIWR; via the coding sequence ATGAACACTCCGGCATCTTTATACACCCTTTGCCGCATCTGCCACTACTACGGCAGTAAAAAGGTGCTTGATATTGACGAATTCAGCATCCCGGCAGGCAGCATATTAGGCCTGTCCGGCCCAAACGGCAGTGGAAAAAGCACGCTTTTAAAACTTTTGGCATTTGCCATGGCCCCCAGCCAGGGAGAAATCCATTTCAACGGTCGCAGGGAACACCCCATGTCCGCCCGGGTTAGATCCAGAGTCACACTGATGACCCAGACCCCCTATCTGCTCAAACGCTCGGTCCTGGATAATGTTACCTACGGCCTTAAAATCCGAAAAGAGACCCATAAGCTAAGACAGCGGGCAGCCAATGCCATGGCTGCGGTCGGTTTAGACTTTGACGAATTCCACAACAGGGCCTGGCACCAGTTATCCGGCGGCGAAGCCCAGCGTGTGGCTCTGGCGGCCAGACTGATCCTTGAACCCCGGGCCCTGCTGCTCGACGAACCGGTTGCCAGTGTGGACGGGCAAAGCGCCCGCCTCATTCGCCGGGCCTCTTTGGCGGCCCGGGACAAATGGGGGTGTACCCTGATCGTAGTCAGCCACGATCTGGCCTGGCTCAATGCCTTTAGTGACACTCGGGTCTCCATGGAAAAGGGCCGGATTTTTTCTACTCACACAGAAATTATACTTCCGCCGCCCTACCAGACAGAAAAAACAGGCAGCACAGTCAATTGGATTTTGCCCGTATCCAGCGACCGGCATATCATTCTCCCTTCAAAAACCGGGGAAACGGCGCTGATACCGGCAGACAAAATCAATATCGTCCAGGACGTTGAAAACCCATCCGACGAAAAGAACCAAATCCCGGTTCTGGTCACCCGAATGGCACTGGAGCCCAAAACCGACCGCATTGAGGTTGACGTTGACGCAAACGCCTTCAGACTAACCCTTTTATTGTCAAAAAATCAGACTGGTTCATTACATCTGCAACCCGGAAAAAAAAGAACCCTGGTTTTCAGAACCCGGGATATTATTTGGCGTTAA
- a CDS encoding sigma 54-interacting transcriptional regulator, which translates to METIRQAIEKNELLNQLLDAIGDGVFVLDLTGKIVAWNSAMESITGYSFNEIKGKSCRTLKFSYCFGRGCPSGLHDCKILKTGKTTPTECMINHRDGHALSVSKKARVIRNNRGHIIGVIETVIDLTELKNARLKMEEATRRLGELNRLGGIIAKSQVMQNVFSFIKASAAGETTIFIQGESGTGKELVAGAIHSIGERRDMPMITVNCSALSESLLESELFGHVKGAFTGANRDRIGRFEQADQGTIFLDEIGEISPYIQLKLLRVLQEKEIERVGESKKRKVNIRIITATNKDLKSLVDEGRFREDLYYRLKVFPIFLPPLRDRREDIPLLVNHFIKLNNKISGGTVTGMAKPALKVFMEYDWPGNIRELANAIEHAFVLCVGRQIEPEDLPVEIIGQNTICAEPCRSQPVPAPSGKKQRQPLERDRLLSLLRDSGWNKAEVARQTGFSRAAIWKYMKKWNISMKCEE; encoded by the coding sequence ATGGAAACCATTCGACAGGCGATCGAGAAAAACGAATTGCTCAATCAGTTGCTTGATGCTATCGGCGATGGTGTGTTCGTGCTGGATCTTACCGGAAAAATTGTGGCCTGGAATTCGGCCATGGAATCCATTACCGGATATTCATTCAACGAAATTAAAGGGAAAAGCTGTCGGACACTCAAGTTCAGCTATTGTTTCGGAAGAGGCTGTCCTTCCGGTTTGCATGACTGTAAGATACTTAAAACCGGGAAAACCACACCGACTGAATGCATGATCAACCACCGGGACGGGCATGCCCTTTCGGTGAGTAAAAAAGCCCGGGTCATTAGAAATAATCGCGGACACATTATAGGTGTGATTGAAACCGTTATTGATTTGACTGAGCTTAAAAACGCCCGGCTGAAGATGGAAGAAGCAACCCGCCGATTAGGCGAGTTGAATCGGTTGGGCGGCATCATCGCTAAAAGTCAGGTCATGCAGAATGTATTCTCTTTCATAAAAGCGTCGGCAGCCGGCGAAACTACAATTTTTATCCAGGGTGAGAGCGGAACGGGAAAAGAACTTGTGGCCGGGGCCATTCATTCCATTGGCGAAAGAAGGGACATGCCCATGATTACGGTTAACTGCAGCGCGTTGTCCGAGTCATTATTGGAAAGCGAGTTGTTCGGACATGTTAAAGGTGCGTTTACCGGCGCTAACCGGGATCGGATCGGGCGATTTGAACAGGCTGACCAGGGCACGATTTTTTTAGATGAAATCGGTGAAATTTCACCTTATATCCAGTTAAAACTGTTGCGCGTACTCCAGGAAAAAGAGATAGAACGCGTTGGGGAGTCTAAAAAACGCAAGGTGAATATCCGGATTATTACCGCCACCAATAAGGATTTGAAATCACTTGTTGATGAAGGCCGTTTTCGGGAGGATCTCTATTATCGCCTCAAGGTGTTTCCCATCTTTTTGCCTCCCTTAAGAGATCGTAGAGAAGACATCCCGCTGCTGGTCAATCACTTTATCAAGCTGAATAACAAGATATCCGGCGGAACCGTTACCGGCATGGCAAAACCGGCTCTAAAGGTTTTTATGGAATATGACTGGCCCGGAAATATCCGTGAATTGGCCAATGCAATTGAACATGCATTTGTGCTCTGCGTCGGCCGCCAGATAGAACCTGAAGATCTCCCTGTTGAAATTATCGGACAAAATACTATTTGTGCTGAGCCATGCCGATCACAACCGGTTCCGGCCCCTTCTGGTAAAAAGCAGCGCCAGCCCCTGGAACGGGACCGCTTACTGTCCCTTCTGCGTGACTCAGGATGGAATAAAGCTGAAGTTGCCAGGCAAACCGGTTTCAGCCGGGCCGCCATTTGGAAGTATATGAAAAAGTGGAATATTTCCATGAAGTGTGAAGAGTAA
- a CDS encoding helix-turn-helix transcriptional regulator, producing MAHKNIPGSGRQERYIQASILLGLIPAPSYGYELISTIQTFGFIEGTAPPGMIYRHLRQMEDDNLLSSQWDTEQAGAAKRIYTITDEGREVLDLWIRFMQDRADKLNGFIEMYQKKTG from the coding sequence ATGGCACATAAAAATATACCGGGGTCAGGCCGACAGGAACGATATATCCAGGCCTCTATCCTTCTTGGGTTGATACCTGCCCCATCTTACGGATACGAACTGATTTCCACTATTCAGACTTTTGGTTTCATTGAGGGCACGGCACCTCCCGGAATGATTTACCGGCATTTGCGGCAAATGGAAGATGATAATCTGCTCAGTTCACAGTGGGACACCGAGCAGGCCGGGGCGGCCAAACGGATTTACACTATCACCGACGAGGGCAGGGAGGTCCTGGACTTGTGGATCCGGTTCATGCAGGACCGGGCAGATAAACTCAATGGGTTTATCGAAATGTACCAGAAGAAAACGGGGTAA
- a CDS encoding DUF4242 domain-containing protein has translation MSKTKKYMMVHNSPDVDWEVIKENWRKLATVEAATWVRTYYNDKIGMRFCIWLAPTEEILKDIFTEIGISWESITQVEETVPDVWRGTWADDLAEAYERTGM, from the coding sequence ATGAGTAAAACAAAAAAATACATGATGGTTCACAACTCCCCCGATGTTGACTGGGAAGTAATTAAGGAGAACTGGCGCAAACTGGCAACCGTTGAAGCAGCAACCTGGGTGAGAACCTACTACAACGACAAAATCGGCATGCGCTTCTGCATCTGGCTGGCCCCCACCGAAGAAATTCTGAAGGATATTTTCACTGAAATCGGCATCAGCTGGGAAAGCATCACCCAGGTAGAGGAAACCGTCCCCGATGTTTGGAGAGGAACGTGGGCGGACGATCTTGCTGAAGCATATGAAAGAACCGGAATGTAA
- a CDS encoding ABC transporter permease has protein sequence MAFLVEGFLRAIELLISGDISTWSAVSATVQASTGSMLVSLLTGLPCGFVLGYFDFRFKRPIRTILDTLLALPTVCVGLIVYAFISSKGPLGEMGLLFTLTGIAVGQTILAFPVVTAITASIIENIDPALKLTLVSLGAGKKNIILTCLWEVRFGILAAAVTAYGRVLTEVGISMIVGGNIKYHTRTMTTAIALETNKGMFADGIALGIVLIMIAFTVNLSLSFLRKR, from the coding sequence ATGGCATTTCTCGTAGAAGGGTTTCTTAGGGCGATCGAACTGCTGATCAGTGGGGATATCTCCACCTGGTCAGCAGTTTCAGCCACGGTCCAAGCATCGACCGGTTCCATGCTGGTCAGTCTTTTAACCGGACTGCCCTGCGGGTTTGTTCTGGGCTATTTTGATTTTAGATTCAAACGCCCCATAAGAACGATCCTGGATACTCTTTTGGCATTGCCCACAGTGTGTGTGGGACTGATTGTCTATGCGTTCATCTCTTCCAAAGGGCCTTTGGGAGAGATGGGCCTTTTATTTACCCTGACCGGTATTGCCGTGGGCCAGACGATCCTGGCTTTTCCTGTGGTGACGGCTATCACGGCGTCCATCATTGAAAATATCGACCCTGCCCTGAAGCTGACCCTGGTGTCGCTGGGTGCAGGGAAGAAAAATATCATTTTAACCTGCCTGTGGGAGGTCCGGTTTGGTATTCTTGCCGCGGCAGTCACCGCATACGGCCGTGTCCTTACCGAGGTGGGCATCTCCATGATTGTGGGCGGTAATATAAAATATCACACCCGGACCATGACCACGGCCATTGCTCTGGAAACCAATAAAGGCATGTTCGCCGACGGTATTGCATTGGGAATCGTTTTGATAATGATTGCATTCACGGTAAACTTAAGCCTCTCTTTTCTGCGCAAAAGGTAA
- a CDS encoding uridine kinase, whose protein sequence is MGKLIKESENKGRLHIDTPMLGESLVSKEFLKTTESGEYFRMHPDINVLKIGGQSIMDRGSKAIFPIVDELISVKEDYKLLLMTGGGTRARHVYNIGVDLGMPTGVLSKLGDKVSSQNAVMLSVLLAKHGGVRIGHGDHLEQLTMFCRQGYLPITTGIPPYGFFEHPAQFGSIPPHRTDCGAFLLAENIGARSLIYLKDETGLFSKDPKKAKKKEKLEFYDKISVDELIELDLDDLIIERPILNMLKNAKCLKELQVIDALRYPEKIREALEGKHVGTIIHK, encoded by the coding sequence ATGGGAAAATTGATCAAAGAATCAGAGAACAAGGGGCGGCTTCACATTGATACGCCGATGCTGGGGGAATCCCTGGTGAGCAAGGAATTTTTAAAAACCACCGAATCCGGAGAGTATTTCAGGATGCATCCGGATATCAATGTGTTGAAAATCGGCGGTCAAAGCATCATGGACCGGGGATCAAAAGCGATTTTTCCCATTGTTGACGAACTGATCAGCGTTAAAGAAGATTATAAGCTGCTGCTGATGACCGGCGGCGGCACAAGGGCACGGCACGTGTACAATATTGGCGTGGATCTAGGTATGCCCACAGGGGTGCTGTCAAAGCTTGGGGATAAGGTCTCATCCCAGAATGCGGTGATGCTCTCCGTTCTATTGGCCAAACACGGCGGTGTTCGGATCGGCCACGGGGACCATCTTGAGCAATTGACCATGTTCTGCCGCCAGGGATACCTGCCGATCACCACAGGTATACCGCCCTATGGCTTTTTTGAACATCCGGCGCAGTTCGGTTCCATTCCTCCCCACAGAACCGATTGTGGGGCTTTTTTGCTGGCTGAGAATATCGGAGCCAGGTCCCTGATTTATCTCAAGGATGAAACAGGACTTTTTTCAAAGGATCCCAAAAAGGCAAAGAAAAAAGAGAAACTGGAATTTTATGATAAGATCTCCGTGGATGAGTTGATTGAGCTGGACCTTGATGACTTGATTATTGAGCGGCCCATTCTCAATATGCTTAAGAATGCCAAATGTTTAAAAGAGTTGCAGGTGATTGATGCGCTGCGGTATCCTGAAAAAATCAGAGAGGCGCTGGAGGGCAAGCATGTAGGAACGATTATTCATAAATAG
- a CDS encoding methyl-accepting chemotaxis protein, whose amino-acid sequence MKLNTKILFISLVGLSVMLIISLLATTIYFNRIKGAQIKKNAKAAQRQFEMAMEAKKKVWLTNALQVASNDNIKKAILENDRKLADSTLKRLGKTFKENTGFKNVQVHLIDKNLHSFYKSWAADSYGQALGYSKGYAQVKNTLKSDVAMEVSGKGVRLKGLFPIMDNGQFFGIANFEGGLNSIKRTLKSHDLEFIYFMNANDLDVAKGMGGKPRAAEFILNQKDVDEQYWDYLQKPGILNKILGAPFFLDREYLSIKGQFKSFAESTTGLYVLGMKSKIALENVNTLKKLIVTIFSLLFGIFLVFIVSLVLFMQRSVVKPIKTIADGMKDIAKGEGDLTKRLKFVSRDEIGQLSREFNIFIERLDHLIWDVNDRNQNLGLVSNELSGVAAMMTANAAKVSTQANAVVGAAEEMNLNMNTVAAAVEQTTVSASHIAAATEEMTASISEISKNTSKTKQITDQAVKDAGSASDKISDLQTSAQDIGNVLNTIQEISEQINLLALNATIEAARAGEAGKGFAVVADEIKQLAGQTSKATVDIQEKVENIQGVSSQTVEEIGRVVAIIDDVDGQVNSVAASIKEQTTTTEDISANLQQVSAGIADIQETILLANEISNRIAQEIHVVKESSEEMSEYSRNVENDAESQNHMAVDVIEMMSQFKMIQKGFHAAPVKRTHSVWKKKLSNLLSGKQEDISMDQMTDYRRCEFGQWYFGPGMEKYAKSQGYKELGEIHEKVHEIGGRVATLFNAGNIGEAHDLFKEYGQVTTQLFELLDGLEQQTS is encoded by the coding sequence ATGAAACTGAATACCAAAATTCTTTTTATCAGTCTGGTTGGATTAAGTGTCATGTTGATTATCAGCTTATTGGCTACCACCATCTATTTTAATCGGATTAAGGGGGCGCAGATCAAAAAAAACGCAAAGGCGGCCCAAAGACAATTCGAGATGGCCATGGAGGCTAAAAAAAAGGTGTGGCTGACCAATGCGCTACAGGTGGCATCCAATGATAACATCAAAAAAGCGATCTTGGAAAATGACCGAAAGCTTGCTGACAGTACGTTAAAACGTCTGGGCAAGACATTTAAAGAGAATACCGGATTTAAAAACGTTCAGGTTCATTTGATCGACAAAAATCTCCATTCGTTTTACAAATCCTGGGCCGCTGATTCATATGGGCAAGCCCTTGGATATTCCAAGGGCTATGCCCAGGTCAAAAACACCTTAAAGTCTGATGTTGCCATGGAAGTATCCGGCAAAGGGGTTCGTCTGAAAGGTTTGTTCCCCATTATGGATAACGGTCAATTTTTTGGAATTGCCAATTTTGAGGGGGGATTGAACTCTATTAAGCGCACACTAAAATCCCATGACCTCGAATTTATCTACTTTATGAATGCAAACGATCTGGATGTGGCCAAGGGCATGGGCGGAAAACCCAGGGCGGCTGAGTTCATTTTAAATCAAAAGGATGTGGATGAACAGTATTGGGACTATCTTCAAAAACCTGGAATTTTAAATAAGATTTTGGGTGCGCCATTTTTTCTGGACCGAGAGTACCTTAGCATTAAAGGTCAGTTTAAAAGCTTTGCCGAATCAACGACAGGGCTGTATGTGCTTGGGATGAAAAGCAAAATTGCCCTGGAAAATGTTAATACATTAAAAAAATTAATTGTTACCATATTCAGCCTGTTGTTCGGCATTTTTTTAGTGTTTATTGTCAGTCTGGTCTTATTTATGCAAAGAAGTGTTGTTAAGCCTATTAAAACCATTGCTGACGGCATGAAGGACATTGCCAAGGGAGAGGGGGATTTGACCAAGCGGTTAAAATTCGTTTCCCGGGATGAAATTGGACAACTCAGCCGTGAATTTAATATTTTTATTGAAAGGCTGGATCACTTAATCTGGGATGTCAATGACAGAAATCAAAATTTGGGCCTGGTCTCCAATGAACTGTCCGGTGTTGCCGCGATGATGACGGCCAATGCCGCTAAAGTGTCCACCCAGGCCAATGCCGTTGTCGGCGCCGCTGAGGAGATGAATTTAAATATGAATACTGTGGCGGCGGCCGTGGAACAGACCACGGTCAGCGCAAGTCATATCGCGGCGGCCACAGAAGAGATGACGGCTTCAATCAGTGAAATTTCCAAAAATACAAGTAAAACCAAACAGATCACCGACCAGGCGGTTAAAGATGCCGGCAGTGCCTCGGATAAGATTTCGGATCTGCAAACCTCTGCCCAGGACATCGGAAATGTTCTCAATACCATCCAGGAGATCAGTGAACAAATCAATCTTTTGGCCTTAAATGCCACCATTGAAGCGGCCAGGGCAGGGGAGGCCGGCAAAGGCTTTGCCGTGGTCGCCGACGAGATCAAGCAGTTGGCCGGCCAGACATCCAAAGCCACTGTGGATATCCAAGAAAAGGTTGAAAATATTCAGGGTGTCAGCAGCCAGACCGTGGAGGAGATCGGCAGGGTGGTCGCGATTATTGATGACGTAGACGGGCAGGTGAATTCGGTTGCTGCATCCATCAAGGAGCAGACCACAACAACCGAAGATATTTCTGCCAATCTCCAGCAGGTCTCTGCGGGGATTGCCGATATCCAGGAAACCATTCTTCTTGCCAATGAGATTTCTAACCGGATTGCCCAGGAAATACATGTGGTGAAAGAATCTTCTGAAGAGATGAGCGAGTACAGCCGGAATGTTGAAAATGATGCGGAGAGCCAGAACCATATGGCCGTTGATGTAATTGAGATGATGAGCCAGTTTAAGATGATTCAGAAAGGGTTTCATGCCGCCCCTGTCAAGCGCACCCATAGCGTGTGGAAAAAGAAGCTGTCAAATCTGTTATCCGGCAAACAGGAAGATATCAGTATGGATCAAATGACCGATTATCGTCGTTGTGAATTTGGCCAGTGGTATTTTGGTCCGGGAATGGAAAAGTATGCAAAAAGTCAAGGTTATAAAGAACTTGGGGAAATACATGAAAAGGTGCATGAGATAGGCGGCCGGGTGGCAACACTTTTTAACGCAGGGAACATCGGTGAGGCCCATGATCTTTTCAAAGAATATGGGCAGGTTACCACACAATTATTTGAGTTGCTGGATGGACTGGAACAACAGACTTCATAG
- a CDS encoding substrate-binding domain-containing protein, whose amino-acid sequence MKSKKCLSVLFAVLMVLSCAITVQAGEKAELMMATTTSTDNTGLLDYLIPFFEQETGIALKWTATGTGKALKLGQNCDVDVLLVHAPPAEKAYIAANYGKDRREIMYNDFVIIGPKSDPAGIKGKKISQALSAIKTKKAFFMSRGDDSGTNKKEKLLWKNAGIALPDKEQWYVQTGQGMLATINVTQERNGYTMTDRGTYIKYQDQQGGDAPLTVLVEGDDILLNQYSVLTLNPRNCPIAKYDLALKFSDWMASESAQKKIGEFRLLGKKLFIPNAK is encoded by the coding sequence ATGAAATCCAAAAAATGTTTATCCGTATTATTTGCCGTCCTCATGGTTCTATCTTGTGCCATTACGGTGCAGGCCGGCGAAAAAGCAGAACTGATGATGGCCACCACCACCTCCACTGACAACACAGGGTTGCTTGATTATCTGATTCCTTTTTTTGAACAGGAGACCGGAATCGCCCTGAAATGGACGGCCACAGGAACAGGCAAAGCCCTTAAACTTGGCCAGAACTGTGATGTGGATGTGCTGCTGGTCCATGCGCCACCGGCTGAAAAAGCATATATTGCTGCCAATTACGGCAAAGACCGGCGGGAAATCATGTATAATGATTTTGTAATCATCGGTCCGAAATCAGATCCGGCCGGTATAAAAGGCAAAAAGATTTCCCAGGCCTTGTCAGCCATAAAGACCAAGAAAGCCTTCTTCATGAGCCGGGGAGATGATTCGGGTACCAACAAAAAAGAGAAACTGCTCTGGAAAAATGCAGGCATTGCATTGCCGGACAAAGAACAATGGTACGTCCAAACCGGTCAGGGCATGCTGGCCACCATCAATGTGACCCAGGAAAGAAACGGCTATACCATGACTGATCGCGGCACCTATATCAAATATCAGGACCAGCAAGGCGGGGATGCCCCTTTAACCGTGCTGGTGGAAGGGGACGACATCCTCTTGAACCAGTACTCGGTGTTGACTCTGAACCCTAGAAACTGTCCTATAGCCAAGTATGACCTGGCTTTAAAATTTTCCGACTGGATGGCCTCGGAATCTGCCCAGAAGAAAATCGGCGAATTCCGGCTTCTGGGGAAAAAACTGTTTATCCCCAATGCCAAATAA